In Alnus glutinosa chromosome 7, dhAlnGlut1.1, whole genome shotgun sequence, the sequence GTGTAGGAATgggatgtgtttatatgtatattcgcacaattcttgacacaacgAGTTTTAAAGTTGTGATGACCATTAACTTATTAGAACTTCGTAGTTAAGCATGCTTATGCTTATGCGAGAGTAATAGTTGGATGGGTAATCTCCTGAGAAGTTTGGTTCAACGGAGTTGAAAGCAAACAATATTGTGTTGTATGGGGGTAGGTCGTTAGAGTGCACTGTTGTAGACGTTGGGTACCGAACATAAGGTGATGTGCTGGAATATAATATTTGGTAGgttagatatgcatgcatgcttaGCACATAGCAGGTATTTTTGAAAGGATTACCCAGCTTATAACTTCTAATTAGAAGTTTAGAATCAATGCTCAAAGATACATCATTTCTTTCCCTGACTAAAAGAAGGTGGAGTAAAGCCAGAGAAAGAGATCTGAGTAAAACTGGCAGGTTCCATGAATGTAAATAGTGGGCATTATGATAGGAGACAAACTCTCTGTAAAACACACCACATGTGCGGTTGGGGCCACTGAGAATTGTTTTATAGCAAGACTTTTTCAAACCCTTTAGGGTTGGAGTTGAGCTTAAATCAGTGCATGGCCAGTTGAAAACCATAACCATAACCACCCCAAGCACGACTATCAGCTAGGATTGGGCAATGTTCTTTTGCTTCATGATATTAAGACAAACTTTGTTTTGAGCCAAGCAATCTGCTATATACGGGTTCATGCACTTGAATTTTAGGTTGTTGGTCCTTGGTGGTTAgttaatgatgattttgatcattGAAATAAGAGTACTAATACTATTTTTCACATCCATCGTCTCACACCGGTTGACTTGAAAAGCCACTCAAAATATCTCACGTCAGCTGGTGTAAATGTGATAAATGGGTGTGAAGAGTAGTATGAAAAACCCCCCAAATTCACCATCCGCCCGTTTGTATGTGTTACATGTGAATTTTTAGCCTTAACCTAGGATGGGTGAATAACAAAATATAGGTAGGCGGAGGTGGATAATCCTTTACCTAcccatatttatatataaagctTTGTAGTCGTTTCGTCTAGGGAAATGACCATCTAAAAATTAGATTAAGCCCATCTAAAAAAgctcataaatttttattttttatttttttttaaaaaaatgtctgTACAAATTAATTTcatagtgaaaaaaataaaaataaaaaaaagcataaaatgcAAAGCGAATGTCACGAGTGGTTAGTACAAAAAAACCGTCCACTCGTGTACAGTTATGCGtggttgatattaaaaaaaaaaaccaaccgtATAATGCAATAAcgaaataaatttattatctgCTATATAGTGAAAGTTGTTTATGAGATAATATTATGTAATTTGTAAGATCAAATCCGAATGATGAATAGATCCTCTTAGAATCGAAGTGGCGAGGATTCTGATCCTTTGTGTATTGCGTCTCGATAGGAGGTGAGCTTCGaccataattatttatattagtTATCGTTATCATTCTTATGGTGTCCACCCCCGCCGGTGTGGGATAATCAGTCAATAACTTTTATCCTACACTAACTAATTGGTATCAAGCTTGTCTCAGGTCAACATTATGCCTCTCACTCACATAATTGGCTTGACTGGAATCTAATCATTTAGCGTACGGCTCCTGCTACCGGCCACTATAGCACTGCCCCAAGATTACTCAACCATCCATCAACGTTGCACCAACCAACGGGGTCGTTTAACGTTGCTACTGCTgcttctgtttttgttttgatatatatatatatatatataaatatatttttttttccttctttgtattgctgttaattatatatatatatatatatatattttttttttccttctttgtatTGCTGTTAATGTTGCTGGTTAAGTTTTTGTAGGATTTTGTCTAACTACGTccctttgtggtgttatttagTAGTACATGTGGAGTGTTTTGTAACCGGAGTTCATTTTTCCTTGTCCACGGATCCTgataggtgttttttttttttactttcgaTTACTGCTTTATgtggcactacaaaaaaaacaccTTTTAGCGTCATTTAATTTAGTGTCGCTTGTACTAAGCGGCACTAAATAATGTTGTTTACTGTTCAAGCGGCGCTACGTTTAAATTTTGCGTCGTTTGAACAGTAAGCGAcactaaatttaaattcaaaGCAGCTTGAACAATAAACACCTTTAAATTATTAGCATCGTTTTTACTGTTCATGTAGTATTGCTAAATATAAATTTAGAGCCGCTTAAATTTAGTGTTGCATGAATAGAAAAAACAGTGCTAATAATTTAGAGCCATTTACTATTCAAACAtagcaaaatttaaattttgtgcCCTTTGCTATCTTCTGATcaaatgacattatttttggtggtgaaaaatttatatatatatatatttttgaagaaTCGAGTTGTTTATAATTCCTTTGGGATCATTTATggactaatttattatttatagcaTTATCTCTTCCATTTGGATACGTTGGTGGGGAgcgcgcccccccccccccctctagtTCTTTGACACCTTGTAATCCTTTTTCTCtatattgaatataaaaaaaataaaaaaaaatcaaccgaTCATTCaagtaattaaaataatgatgatttattttatagttcAGATTAAGGTTTACAAACCTAATGTAATATATGTTGTTacgttatttaattttttttaaaataatataacatcatatacataattatatacaacaaaataaaaccttaaccataaaataaattatctccTCCCCTATGGTTGAAATAGAGAGATTCCTACTCCATCATACAGTATCCTCCCATTTTTATCCATTTTCGATCTTTACTTATTTAATATAAGCAGGTTCTGcctccatttttatttatttatttaatttccaATCACGAGGGCCCAGccgaaaaagaaacaagcaagtAAAATAATAAGCTGTCAATTTTCAACTTACGAGGAGGTTTGGGGAAGGTGCAGCCTAAGGGTCAAAAGTAGTTGAGCTTGTGGCTGTGCCTGTTCTACAAAACAtaaatcaaattataataaCATAATATTAATACAGATTTAATAATGTGGCAGCCAACCATTTGTCCTTTAGCATATATATGGTTTAAATTAAGTTTAAACTATTGTTAAACCTTAGGGTTCGTTTGCCTGATAGAAAATCTATTTTCTCCCTTAAGAGCATTTCTAAAATAACTTTTCTAGTAgcttcaccaaattttactcaccaaaataactaaaaattactttttttctattctggtgagccactttattaaaattcccccagcagcctcaccattttaactagtcaatattcactattccatttaaataataattttttcatatttatttattttttctctatataatctttttacaaaaaatcattcgtatctatgaaataaggacattatcgtgtgagagatgggagataggagagaagaaaatgagagaaaaaagaataaaagtgtgttaatcatgtgagagagaaaggtgaaacaaaatttggtgagtgggttgttgaatgaaaatgactcatctaatttggttagtaatttcaatcatcaatttttttttgttaaaatggtaaggctgctgggagtggtttttcaggattttcatcaaattggctcaccaaaatagctaaaaaactattttggtgaggctactaggaatgctctaatgcTGGCATTTTCATCCGGCTAGCTAAAAATTAACCCAAATGTTATTTTGGTTAGCTAAGATGTTAAAATGTGACAAAACATTCCGCTTAAagctgctaaaaaaaaaataattaaaatctctaatattctttttcctctcataaaaagaataaagaaatttttgaaaataaatatttaaatagaatagtaaaaataaataactaaaatagagaaCTGTAGATATTTCGAAAAAGGtaagtagttaaaataaaaaatgtaaaaataaaaagtaaagttaCTGAGCTGGATGTAAATGCGCCACCTGCCTCTCATTCATAAACATCTCCATCAATTTCTTTTGAGAGCACCACCTCGCCATTTATTGGGTTGAATaataaaacttatcaaaaacaaaagaactggcatttttttccttaattagttgAACTTTGCTGtcataattaacaaaaaaaaaaaaaaaaaccttttgtaCATATGTACTTTATAGAATTAAGGAATGCTAATTGCTACGTACATAACTCTCATTTCACTGGAATGATATGACAAtggccccgtttgaaaaccaCTTTCCCCTGGCCTTCCCTCCCCTTCCtttcacttctctcaaaaaacatcaacttcaaaatattcttaattttttttcactttttatatcatatcaacactttcttattactttctaaataaaaaactcactacaatacattttttttttttttttttttcacttttccatataaatttttcaattttatatcacatcaattttaattttcaatcattcaaaaaaaaaaaaaacacaagggaGGGGAGAGTAAGGGGGTTTTCATACGGGGCCACTGCTCCATTAAcatttatgaaaaagaaaaaaaaaacaaaagttaatggacatattgagacaagagttataagCATTAATCAAGAGACAAAAGTTACAACTTATaagcactcaagagacaagagttacaaatcTCTTttacttctacattaacaacaataaatccaatttatcatcttgtaactttTGTATCTTAAATCATgattgtaactcttgtctcttgagtgcttgtaactcGTGCCTCAATAGAACAGTTCTACATCAACTCagtaagataagagataagtaTTTAGAAttacaatataaaattatatctttcttaatgatatgacatgcaCACACTTTTACCCATTTTATTACTCCACTTGgtgtaattaattaactagCTTGACCCTTCACACCCAcaaattttttcataaattattgTATGCGActaattttatagttttatgtATAGATGTGAACTGTAATTACAGATAAGTTAGAAAGTGAAGAgtctcttcatatatatatatatatatatatatatatatatatatataaccctgGTGAGCCCTCACCTAAGCCATTTTGAACATTTTCAACCCTCAAAACAAACATTACCCTAGCCACCACTCCCATCTATGGTCCATATTCAATATAATAAGATAGACCAATGGCCGTGCACGCATATGCCACCACATTCAAATAATGTCCTCTCGAATTTACACAATCACCCCCAACTTTCCACACTTTCCCCACCATACCCACCTCCCTTTTCCCCTACTTATATCCCTCACATTCCCTCTATACCCAACCGCAACAAATCTTAGTACAGAGAAACAACAATGGGTTCTCTCCCACAGATAGTAGAGGACTGCATGGGCTTCCTCCAGCTCTACAGCGACGGCACCGTTTTCCGCCTCAAAGACATCAACTTCAACACCCCTGTCGTCCACGACAACTCCATCCTCTTCAAAGACTGTGTTTTCGACGAGAAACTCAACCTCCATTTGCGCATGTATAAGCCCACGTCGACAAAATCCACTACCACTTGTAACAAGTTCCCAATCATTGTCTACATACACGGTGGTGGCTTTTGCTTTGGCTCCTGCCGATGGCCCAACTCTCACAACTGCTGCGTTCGGCTGGCGTCCGGGCTCGGCGCGGTTGTTATCTCGCCGGACTATCGGCTGGCGCCAGAGCACCGGCTGCCGGCAGCCATGGACGACGCGGTGAGTGCAGTGAGGTGGCTCCAGAGGCAGGCTCTGAGCCAGAGTGGCGGCGATGCATGGTTGAGTGGTGGTGCGGTTGACTTTGGCAGAGTTTTTGTAGCAGGGGACTCGTCTGGAGGGAACATTGCACACCATTTGGCTGTCCGGTTCGGGATCGGTTCGACCGAGGTGGAGCCGGTTCGCGTACGAGGTTACGTTCTGTTGGCGCCGTTTTTTGGTGGAGAGGTCAGGACCAAGTCAGAGGAGGGGCCGAGTGAGGAATTCTTGAGCTTGGAGATACTTGACAGGtaattgtaaattttgttttagttgTTGGATAcctgttgtgtttatgtttgtgTTGACACTACTTATAACTTGAGAAATTGGAGGTATAGTTTAaagcaattaatttcatttttgggatttttttttttttttaataaatgttatTCAGTAGGCTGTTATAGTATTGCTATATGAATGAGATAGCGTAAcagtaaaaatcaattattgatttttctttttacaaatcTTTGATGATCAAAAGGCTGATATTCACTGTCACGTTATCCCTATCATATGACGGTCGtataacagtttactaaatattattattttttcttttttattcaatgTGTTGTGCATTCTTAATTGGATGGAAAATTTTCTCGGTACTAAATTTTTATCACAACATATTCATTTACAAACTCACGTGACATCtaacatttcataaaaattaatgagtctcatgcATAGGTAGTCCACAATTTAGTGATTGAGATGATAAATGTCACATTAATTTGTTATGAACTTagtaaaataagaataatgctACTTTTTACACCTATTTCACACAACGCGTTTCAACTAActtttcatattaattaaaaaaaacaatttctctGAATATTTCTCTAGCTTTTAATGTCATAAAAGTTTTGACATGTACAGATATGTTTAATcatgaactatatatataacaagttGTGATTGTCATTGCTCCCAAGAgtagggaaagaaaaagaagttagcATAAAAAGGgaaaccaaaagagaaaaagaaaacaatgaagGCCAGGTTATAGGTCAAATGCAATGTTAGAGGTGATtgtaagaagaaaaaggaatttGTAACCGACTAACCGCTTCTCTCCGGCCTTGGAGAAAAACTTTTGAAGGGTCCGTTGATGATCATGGGCCACTTTTTTGTTTGGTGAGAAATGAAAGGCATctcaatattatttatttttgatatataaatatatatatacatgattgGGAGTGGTCCGTACTTGTAAAAGGTGAAGCAACTTGGAACGTCACTCCTATCATGGAAATACCTTTGAATGTCACTAATCACGATCCACGAGCCACGACATTTTAGTCATTTTGTTCTCATCTATTCTACCCTTATTCCTATGAATTGACCTCCAATTTAGTACTAGATACCTTTTTACAACTGTCGGGTCTACctagtgttttttatttatttttaataaatttattattcacATTCATTTTATCAGTTATCACACCCTCGGCCGCTTCATATATGTTGatattgcattaattaaatagctacttggaaaaaaacaaaaaaacaaaaaatgagttTCCATGGTTTCGCTTAGAaacagaatttaaatgacagtCAAATATATGGGTCAAATGAAATTACAaaacttttagaattttttattttattttattttattttataactaagaacatatatatacttAAGGAAATAATTGAATCCAATTTAAGGTCTCTCAGCACAATCATCCAAAATTGAAATTAGAGGAGGCACATGGTAGTGGGGGAAAGTTTTTAATGAGAAGTTCTTGAAAATCTTGTAGGTGCCTAAAGAAAATTGTCTAGAATAGGATAAGAGTATGAGTAAATGCTAGATCGAGGTCTAACAAAATTTTCCCACAGATTGTGGTCGGCAAAAGACACGTATATAATAAGGCAACTAGCTAGGTGAActcttttattttactttattttttgtttcaaaaagtaTGTCTTCCTTTTTGACCTTGATACCTACACCGAATTGCGTATTCCAGGATCTCGACCATTCTTTCAAAATGGAGCAGTGATTGGGAGGGGACGTTTTACCGTCCCCTGCCCGccccttttaattaaaaaacaatttttttgttcaaaaagtCAGTTGGGGGACGGTAAAACATCCCCCAAAAACCAGTGCTCTTCAAAATGAACTTCATAAATTTAGTTATGCcaacttctaaaaaaaataataaaaaattaaaggataaTCTTAAGATGGTTAGCCACCTCTTCAAGATTGGTCGACCGCTCTTCACTTTTAAAGGAGTGGTTAGACACCCAAAAGTATTGTTAGCTAGGATAGGCCGACCACCTTATCAACGTTTAAAGGATTGGTCAACCATATATTTAAAGTGTGTTATTTGGGTGGATTGAACATTCTTAGAGGAGGGAGTGTGAAGCGACTACCCCTAAGCCCATCACCCATGGACGGCTCCAGAGTGGTGTACATTGagtgtttgggggtggcttgaaTGGTCCGACCACCCTAACCCTCTCTTTGATGTGGCTTATCACCCTCTCAAATATGGTAAAACTATGAGATGGCCGACCACCATTAGTCTTTCTtacttgttgtttttgtttttgttttatttttttaaatgatggcTCATTTTGCCCAGTTTagactatttattttaaataaatggtctaaatttttataattacatGCTCGGGAAAGATAATTGTAGAGAGAC encodes:
- the LOC133872475 gene encoding carboxylesterase 15; translation: MGSLPQIVEDCMGFLQLYSDGTVFRLKDINFNTPVVHDNSILFKDCVFDEKLNLHLRMYKPTSTKSTTTCNKFPIIVYIHGGGFCFGSCRWPNSHNCCVRLASGLGAVVISPDYRLAPEHRLPAAMDDAVSAVRWLQRQALSQSGGDAWLSGGAVDFGRVFVAGDSSGGNIAHHLAVRFGIGSTEVEPVRVRGYVLLAPFFGGEVRTKSEEGPSEEFLSLEILDRFWRLSMPVGENRDHPLANPWGGGGSSLEKVALAPILVVVGGSELLKDRAEEYAKRLKEAGKEIEYVEFEGKQHGFFTNHPFSEVANEVIQLIKQFMFENSDREIMIS